A region from the Peromyscus maniculatus bairdii isolate BWxNUB_F1_BW_parent chromosome 5, HU_Pman_BW_mat_3.1, whole genome shotgun sequence genome encodes:
- the LOC102922807 gene encoding olfactory receptor 2B8-like: MDRANGSLLSGFILLGFSNRPHLETALFAVILVIYFLSFLGNSTIIVLSIVDLHLHTPMYFFLSNLSFMDLCLTTCTVPQTLFNFKGKDKTITYGGCVTQLFIALGLGGVECVLLSVMAYDRYAAVCRPLHYMVIMHPQLCLQLVITAWLTGFGNSVVQTALTMTLPLCGRNQLDHFFCEVPVMLKLACTNTFINEAELFAVSVFFLVVPLSLILVSYGHITHAVLKIKSAQGRRKAFGTCGSHLLVVIIFFGTLISMYLQPPSSYSQDVNKSIALFYTLVTPLLNPLIYTLRNKEVKSALRRIMGRTTDSRKS; the protein is encoded by the coding sequence ATGGACAGAGCTAATGGCAGCCTCCTTTCTGGATTCATTCTCCTGGGCTTCTCCAATAGGCCTCACCTGGAAACAGCTCTCTTCGCGGTCATCCTGGTCATCTATTTCTTGAGCTTCCTAGGCAACAGCACCATCATAGTGCTGTCAATTGTAGACCTTCACCTCCATACccccatgtatttcttcctttctaacctCTCCTTCATGGATCTTTGTTTGACTACCTGCACCGTCCCTCAGACACTGTTCAACTTCAAGGGGAAGGACAAGACCATCACTTACGGGGGCTGTGTGACCCAACTCTTTATTGCCCTGGGACTTGGGGGAGTAGAGTGTGTACTCTTATCTGTGATGGCTTACGACCGCTATGCTGCTGTCTGCCGCCCCCTCCACTACATGGTGATCATGCACCCACAGCTTTGCTTACAGCTGGTTATAACTGCCTGGCTCACAGGGTTTGGCAATTCTGTGGTACAAACGGCCTTGACCATGACCCTTCCCCTCTGTGGCAGAAACCAACTGGACCACTTCTTCTGTGAAGTTCCAGTGATGCTGAAACTGGCCTGCACTAACACCTTCATTAACGAGGCTGAACTCTTTGCTGTCAGTGTCTTCTTCTTGGTGGTACCCCTCTCGCTCATATTAGTGTCCTATGGCCATATCACTCATGCAGTTCTCAAGATAAAGTCGGCCCAGGGGAGGCGGAAGGCCTTTGGAACCTGTGGCTCTCACCTCCTGGTAGTGATTATCTTCTTCGGCACGCTCATTTCCATGTACCTCCAGCCCCCCTCCAGTTACTCCCAGGATGTGAACAAAAGCATTGCACTTTTCTACACTCTAGTAACTCCTTTGCTGAACCCTCTTATTTACACTCTGAGGAACAAGGAAGTCAAAAGTGCACTAAGGAGAATAATGGGGAGAACCACGGATTCAAGAAAGAGTTAA